A genomic stretch from Longimicrobium sp. includes:
- a CDS encoding NAD(P) transhydrogenase subunit alpha: MTITLLFVFVLAAFVGYFVITRVPPLLHTPLMSATNAISGISLVGSLVLAGSNHGTVATLLGFIAVTAATINVVGGFLITDRMLRMFKQRLPGGGNGTQPEKREGK, translated from the coding sequence ATGACCATCACCCTGCTGTTCGTGTTCGTGCTGGCGGCGTTCGTGGGCTACTTCGTGATCACGCGGGTGCCGCCGCTCCTGCACACGCCGCTGATGTCGGCCACGAACGCCATCTCCGGCATCTCCCTGGTCGGCTCGCTGGTCCTGGCCGGCTCCAACCACGGCACGGTGGCCACGCTGCTGGGCTTCATCGCCGTGACCGCGGCCACCATCAACGTGGTGGGCGGGTTCCTGATCACCGACCGGATGCTGCGGATGTTCAAGCAGCGCCTGCCCGGCGGCGGAAACGGAACGCAGCCGGAGAAGCGGGAGGGCAAGTGA
- a CDS encoding NAD(P)(+) transhydrogenase (Re/Si-specific) subunit beta codes for MDLRELGIQLTYLTASVLFILGLYSLTKPARAQRGMQMAALGMLLAIVGTLLSRQIVRWEWILGGLLLGTAIGYPLGMFVPMTAMPQRIAISHMFGALAATLVGVAEFRVQHGQVSHATMAALGFEVLFGALTITGSFMAFGKLQGFISGTPVTWRGQNAMNLTLFAATFGIFVYLVVDPGHPALFYAMVGMSLLIGVLMVLPIGGADMPVVVSLLNSYAGLASSATGFAIGNTVLIICGALDGASGFLLSVLMSKAMNRSFGNVLFGAFGAAPAGAAAAEIGDRTVRSVTAEDVAVQLAYAREVIVVPGYGMAVAQCQHQVRELASLVEKRGGEFKYAIHPVAGRMPGHMNVLLAEANVPYDRLYDLEEINDQFEQADVVLVIGANDVVNPAAKNDPGSPIFGMPILNVDHAKSIIVLKRSMAAGFSGVENELFYHDRTAMLFGDAKTSLQQLITDIKEV; via the coding sequence ATGGACCTGCGCGAGTTGGGGATCCAGCTCACCTACCTGACGGCGTCGGTCCTCTTCATCCTGGGCCTGTACTCGCTGACCAAGCCCGCGCGGGCGCAGCGGGGGATGCAGATGGCGGCGCTGGGGATGCTGCTGGCCATCGTGGGCACGCTGCTGTCGCGGCAGATCGTGCGTTGGGAGTGGATCCTGGGCGGACTGCTGCTGGGCACGGCCATCGGCTATCCGCTGGGGATGTTCGTGCCGATGACGGCCATGCCGCAGCGCATCGCCATCAGCCACATGTTCGGCGCGCTGGCGGCCACGCTGGTGGGCGTCGCCGAGTTCCGCGTGCAGCACGGGCAGGTGTCGCACGCCACCATGGCGGCGCTGGGGTTCGAGGTGCTGTTCGGGGCGCTGACCATCACCGGCAGCTTCATGGCGTTCGGCAAGCTGCAGGGGTTCATCAGCGGCACGCCGGTGACGTGGCGCGGCCAGAACGCCATGAACCTCACGCTGTTCGCGGCCACGTTCGGCATCTTCGTCTACCTGGTCGTGGACCCCGGCCATCCCGCGCTCTTCTACGCGATGGTGGGGATGAGCCTGCTGATCGGGGTGCTGATGGTGCTGCCGATCGGCGGGGCGGACATGCCGGTGGTGGTCTCGCTGCTGAACTCGTACGCGGGGCTGGCGTCGTCCGCGACGGGGTTCGCGATCGGGAACACCGTGCTGATCATCTGCGGCGCGCTGGACGGGGCGAGCGGCTTCCTGCTCTCGGTGCTGATGAGCAAGGCGATGAACCGCTCGTTCGGCAACGTGCTCTTCGGCGCGTTCGGTGCCGCGCCGGCGGGGGCGGCCGCGGCGGAGATCGGCGACCGCACCGTGCGCAGCGTGACGGCCGAGGACGTGGCGGTGCAGCTGGCCTACGCGCGCGAGGTGATCGTGGTGCCCGGGTACGGGATGGCGGTGGCGCAGTGCCAGCACCAGGTGCGCGAGCTGGCGAGCCTCGTGGAGAAGCGCGGCGGCGAGTTCAAGTACGCCATCCACCCCGTGGCCGGGCGGATGCCGGGGCACATGAACGTGCTGCTGGCCGAGGCCAACGTGCCGTACGACCGGCTGTACGACCTGGAGGAGATCAACGACCAGTTCGAGCAGGCCGACGTGGTGCTGGTGATCGGCGCGAACGACGTGGTGAACCCGGCGGCGAAGAACGACCCCGGCAGCCCCATCTTCGGGATGCCGATCCTGAACGTGGACCACGCGAAGAGCATCATCGTCCTCAAGCGCAGCATGGCGGCCGGCTTCAGCGGCGTGGAGAACGAGCTGTTCTACCACGACCGCACCGCGATGCTCTTCGGCGACGCCAAGACCTCGCTCCAACAGCTGATCACGGACATCAAGGAAGTCTGA
- the moeB gene encoding molybdopterin-synthase adenylyltransferase MoeB, translated as MSSPNSTEDAAALPQLTPDEVLRYSRHVIIPDVGMEGQQKLKAARVLLVGTGGLGSPLALYLAAAGVGTLGLVDFDVVDETNLQRQVLHGTSDVGRKKLDSARDRLRDINPHVNVITHDARLTSANALEILRDYDIVADGTDNFPTRYLVNDACALLDKPNVYGSIFRFEGQVSVFWASRGPCYRCLFRDPPPPGMVPSCAEGGVLGVLPGIVGSLQALEVLKLVLGIGTPLVGRLQLFDGLAFRWRELKLRKDPECPLCGQNPTVTRLIDYEHFCGIPQAEAAEAAARAAIPELTPAELKARLDRGDALTVIDVREPHEWEIANLEPYGARLVPLAQLPERMGELAGAGEIVVHCLSGARSRKAAQQLRDAGHARVYNLAGGIRAWSEQIDPSLPKY; from the coding sequence ATGTCATCGCCCAACTCGACCGAAGACGCCGCTGCCCTGCCGCAGCTCACCCCCGACGAGGTGCTGCGCTACTCGCGCCACGTCATCATTCCCGACGTGGGGATGGAGGGGCAGCAGAAGCTGAAGGCCGCGCGCGTGCTGCTGGTGGGAACCGGCGGGCTGGGGTCGCCGCTGGCGCTGTACCTGGCCGCCGCGGGCGTGGGCACCCTGGGACTGGTGGACTTCGACGTGGTGGACGAGACCAATCTCCAGCGGCAGGTGCTGCACGGCACCTCGGACGTGGGCCGCAAGAAGCTCGACTCCGCGCGCGACCGCCTGCGCGACATCAACCCGCACGTGAACGTCATCACGCACGACGCGCGGCTCACGTCGGCCAACGCGCTGGAGATCCTGCGCGACTACGACATCGTGGCCGACGGCACCGACAACTTCCCCACGCGCTACCTGGTGAACGACGCCTGCGCGCTGCTGGACAAGCCCAACGTCTACGGCTCCATCTTCCGCTTCGAGGGGCAGGTGTCGGTGTTCTGGGCCAGCCGCGGCCCGTGCTACCGCTGCCTCTTCCGCGATCCCCCGCCGCCGGGGATGGTCCCCAGCTGCGCCGAGGGGGGCGTGCTGGGCGTGCTCCCGGGCATCGTGGGCAGCCTGCAGGCGCTGGAGGTGCTGAAGCTCGTGCTGGGGATCGGCACGCCGCTCGTCGGCCGGCTGCAGCTCTTCGACGGGCTGGCCTTCCGCTGGCGCGAGCTGAAGCTGCGCAAGGACCCCGAGTGCCCGCTCTGCGGCCAGAACCCCACGGTCACGCGGCTCATCGACTACGAGCACTTCTGCGGCATCCCGCAGGCCGAGGCCGCCGAGGCCGCTGCGCGCGCCGCCATCCCCGAGCTCACCCCCGCCGAGCTGAAGGCGCGCCTGGACCGCGGCGACGCGCTCACCGTGATCGACGTGCGCGAGCCGCACGAGTGGGAGATCGCCAACCTGGAGCCGTACGGCGCGCGCCTCGTCCCCCTCGCGCAGCTCCCGGAGCGGATGGGCGAGCTGGCCGGCGCGGGCGAGATCGTGGTGCACTGCCTGAGCGGCGCCCGCAGCCGCAAGGCCGCCCAGCAGCTGCGCGACGCCGGGCACGCGCGCGTCTACAACCTGGCCGGCGGCATCCGCGCCTGGAGCGAGCAGATCGACCCGTCGCTGCCGAAGTACTGA
- a CDS encoding GNAT family protein, producing MQTTFHPAYFNPPYRIETERLVMRAWEPSFTPALHRLVAENVDFLRPWVPWMENEPKSLEDRLRDVRTWRGAFDKDNHWSWALFGLDGEMVGTSLLNRLTDDTMEPGGWVGAAQTRRGYAAEIAAAVVRAVFQGFGMARVHGVCDVANQASIGVLRRLGFTHEATARHETGGRRTDEMLWGMLADEWPSSPAAALAAGNRAYDVLGERLY from the coding sequence ATGCAGACGACCTTCCATCCCGCGTACTTCAATCCCCCCTACCGCATCGAGACCGAGCGGCTGGTGATGCGCGCGTGGGAGCCGTCGTTCACCCCTGCCCTGCACCGGCTGGTCGCCGAGAACGTCGACTTCCTGCGCCCGTGGGTGCCGTGGATGGAGAACGAGCCCAAATCGCTCGAGGACCGGCTGCGCGACGTGCGCACCTGGCGCGGCGCGTTCGACAAGGACAACCACTGGTCGTGGGCGCTGTTCGGCCTGGACGGGGAGATGGTAGGCACCTCGCTGCTGAACCGGCTGACCGACGACACCATGGAGCCTGGAGGATGGGTCGGCGCCGCGCAGACGCGGCGCGGCTACGCGGCCGAGATCGCCGCCGCGGTCGTGCGCGCGGTGTTCCAGGGGTTCGGGATGGCGCGCGTGCACGGCGTCTGCGACGTGGCCAACCAGGCCAGCATCGGCGTGCTGCGCCGGCTCGGCTTCACGCACGAGGCCACCGCGCGCCACGAAACCGGCGGCCGCCGCACGGACGAGATGCTCTGGGGCATGCTCGCCGACGAGTGGCCCTCCTCCCCCGCCGCCGCTCTCGCCGCCGGCAACCGCGCGTACGACGTGCTGGGAGAACGGCTGTACTGA
- a CDS encoding GNAT family protein, translating to MPPTTPYRIEMPRLVLRCWEPADAAALTALVDRNLEPLRGEGAWAEPLAPDARLRQVRLWRAEFDLDRTWRYAVIRADGGEIAGGITLFHRLGTEGMEIAAWSVGEDDGEMAEDAAAAAIRTALEAMEAPRVFTGCQPDDEGRIALWRGLGFTHDGTLRRLAGGRRVEEMLWSLLPGEWPGSRAAALAADARAFDALENRLF from the coding sequence ATGCCGCCGACGACGCCTTACCGCATCGAGATGCCGCGGCTGGTGCTCCGCTGCTGGGAGCCTGCCGATGCCGCGGCGCTCACGGCGCTGGTCGATCGCAACCTCGAACCGCTCCGCGGCGAGGGCGCCTGGGCCGAGCCGCTGGCACCGGACGCGCGGCTGCGGCAGGTGCGGCTGTGGCGCGCCGAGTTCGACCTCGACCGCACCTGGCGCTACGCCGTCATCCGCGCGGACGGCGGCGAGATCGCCGGCGGCATCACGCTCTTCCACCGCCTGGGGACGGAGGGGATGGAGATCGCGGCGTGGTCCGTCGGCGAGGACGACGGCGAGATGGCGGAGGATGCCGCGGCCGCCGCGATCCGCACCGCGCTGGAGGCGATGGAGGCGCCGCGCGTCTTCACCGGCTGCCAGCCCGATGACGAGGGCCGCATCGCGCTCTGGCGCGGGCTGGGCTTCACGCACGACGGCACGCTGCGGCGCCTGGCCGGCGGGCGGCGCGTGGAGGAGATGCTGTGGAGCCTCCTTCCCGGCGAGTGGCCCGGCAGCCGCGCCGCCGCCCTGGCCGCGGACGCCCGCGCGTTCGACGCGCTCGAGAACCGCCTCTTCTGA